In the genome of Caenorhabditis elegans chromosome IV, the window GCATAGTTTATTCATAGAACATTAGTACATGATTGACAGATCCTCTCTAATGATAGCTTCAATTCCTTTCTTCAAATCATCGAACTTTTGCTGCATTCCTTCCGGGATCGTGATCTTTTTCTGCAAgattttgatgttttattaaatttcttgGTCACTTACTTACCTTAATGTAATAGACGAAACAGAGATAGATTGATGCGTATTGCTTGATACTATCAACCGCATTTGGTCTCTGGCTCCGAATCGCCTTTACAATTTCTCCGATCCTTGGTTCCGAGTTATCGTTCAAGCAGCAAAATGCGGCGCCCAAAGAAAGGAAGAATCCAGCACGACCGCAACCATTCTTGGACACGACCAGCATCTTTTCTGTGCCACTAGAGGTCTTCACAAAGTTCATTACGTCAACTACAGAACGAGTAGTGTTGGCATAGCGAACTGGAACTCCAGACGCTTCCCAACCAGTGTGGACGTAGACGTTCATCATCACAGAGTTGGAGAAACCATTCGGAAGAACTTCAATCGTATAACGAGTACGCTCTTCGTCCATTTTTTCAACCTGAAAACAAATCTCTAATCTCTTAACTTTTAGGGTTGAACTAACCTTGCGAATGTTGACGAACATCGCTCCATAGTACACATATGCACCCATAGTTGTTGGGAAGAAATCATTCTTCTCATCTTCAGTTCCCATGAGAACATACATGATCACTACCGATTCGTTGAACGCAGCTCTCCAAAACTCTTCCTCGAAACCTCTTTTTGGCATCTGGGCCATCAGAATCGGGTAGCGACAGTGCGGAACAATTACGGAAGACATGTTGACGTAACTGTCAGGCTGAGCCGGATTCTTGACGATGGTTGAATCGAGGATCGGATAGTTGTCGGCTTGGTTCATTTGCAGGTTTTTCTTCCACAACTGACAATCCTTATCAATATTGACTTTTGTGGCAGCGCATGCTTCGATGTACTCGGCACGAATGACACCAGGAtctgaaatattatatatgtgtgtgtgttggAAACTTCTTTGCAAAGATCAGTCTTTCCAAGGCTGACAGAGCggaagaaaaaatagttttctatGCTAATGAGTAATAAATACACTAACCGAGCTTCTGGATATACGCCACTGCGACGTCTTCGGCCTTCCATTTGGTCGGTTTGACAGCAGTCTTCGTTGTCGCAGGCGCGTCCATTGCCTGAGTAGCTTGAGTAGCTGGAGGTGGCGAAAATGCAACTGGTGTCAATGCTGCTTCAATCGATTTATGCGGCGTTGAAGTTTTGGCACTAAGATTGTTCGGAGCGGACAGCTGTTCAGCGTATATGTTGGCACAAGTATCGGAAGCCGTCAGAAGAAGTGGGCAACCATCGGAAGTGATGTCCTCTGGTTTTTTAATCTTGTGTGTGGAGCCATGCTTCTTCAAACTTGCATTCGAAGCGGTTTTGCGCAACTTCCCGGTCCCCTTCTTGTCCTTCTTCttggttttccatttttttggtggaaCTACCGAGCTCTTGACATTGTGCGGTTTCTTAgtctttttttcctttctgaaatgttcttattttaaatttatatagcAAGACTAACTTTAAATAATAACTTTAACTACTCTAACTTCAAATTAAACAACCGCATTATAACTTACGTGGACATCTTTCGTTTCCCTTTGTAGACTAGAagtttttcttgagaaaaccAAAGAAACTATTCTTGTGAAATTAAGAACTAatgttcaatttgaaactttggtatttttttataagaattTACGTGTTGGAacgtgttttatttttaaaaaaataagaagtcacgacaaaaaaattaatttattttttcagtatgaattatgtaaattttatactaaattaaaaaaaaattatgaatagaTAAATAAAATTGCTCACTGGTTCAAGGCGTATATCTCTACGCAAccatctttttcaaattttttttaatgatttgcCCCAGCTATTAAACTAGCATTCGCAAACGCTTtcttaaaacattgaaaaaaaaagaattttcagatgcgtGGGGAAATCAACACATCCAGatttccattgtttttttatttggagaCCACTAAAATTGCTCTAAAAACGGGGTTTCGCTAAACTTGACCAAAAAGTGTtaagattttcgaaataataatgaaaattttttaatttttccaaacagCCTTGCGGGTTCTCTTCGACTGCCTATTGTATATAATGTATATGTAAACCCAACAAGTTGTTATGGATTTGTTTGTTCTTATTATCTTACAGGTTGCGAGTGCTGTTTGATATGGAGGCAGTAAACGACGTTTCCTACAAAACCTTAGAATTGATGAAACTAATTGTGcacttggaaaaaaatcatttaaacgAGTTAAAGAGTTCCGGCGTTCGTCTTCAACATaacttttcagatttgttcctagagaatgattttaaaaatcggtttCATACAGAAAAGTTCAGCCGATCTTGATTAACAGTGACATATgccttgaaataattttagaaaatattcaaatgcatttatttttgatctgcTTGCAAAACTAAGTGTGCGTGCAATTTTTGTCCTCTCGATTGGTCTTATCAATTGTTCTcaaggaaaaattttaatctgtAAATGTAGAAACCAATAGACTAAGAAGGTCAATAAAATGATATCATTTTTCCACGACAGTGATATCACAGCTCGAGAATAGCTGGGGGTGTTGCGTTTGAATACAGTGATAACGCTAATAAATTTTACTATAAATGCTCAAAGTCAATCTGATAATTTACTTTCCACTTTGTCATCAAAGATGATTGTAGCGTTTTGGCTCCTTGCACTTGTCACAGTTTCAACAGCTTTGGGTAAGAtacacacattttttgaaagacttATAAATCTaactatacatttttcagaatgtacTCAGATCCCTGAGCCAATCATAGCTGGAGAGTTTGTGACAATACCAGCGGGTGCTAATGACACAGTTCAAATTCCACCAAACTTCAGTTGTACCTACAATGTAAGTTATTGGTTTCTTTTGAGTTGCTCAGTAGTAAGTAAGTTCTCAATTTCGCTTCCAAAATTCTAGcttacaaaaatcaaatttttctaaccTTCAGGTAAACGCACCGCCAATGATTTATGCTCATGTTACACTGGAAAACGGATTGAATGGAAATAATGACATGATTACCGTAATTGACGAACAATTAACAAGAACAATAGTGTCAAGGTAAATCCTATTATTCTTAACATTTTAAGAAGCACGCATGTTTTATTCCGTCAACAAAACGAgcttaaaattaaacaaaaattactaaCCTCCcaaacttccaattttcaaaaatttcagtcattatGATAGCCTTTTAAAAACTACTAATGCTATtcagtttatgaaaatttcaaacttataAAACCTGTCTTaaccagaaaaaaacgttttaaataGGAATGTGTTCAAGAAAACACAGGTTCAACATTTGAATCTTCACGACATGTCATTTTTGAGGTTATTCAAATTGAGTTTCTTTCCTCAAACTATTTGAGACTCaagctttcagaaaatatatcaTTCGACCCATAACTATCTGGTGACCAAAAAATAGTCCCTAGTTAGTCGTTTGTAAGCTCGATTTTTCTCtctccatcaatttttctaatttttcgaatttcgcatTTGTTTTCAGCCGATCTGCAAAATTTGTccatttctacattttcccAAACACGACTACAAAATTCCAAGTGATCACAAAAAGTGTAAACATGCATTCATCATTCAGAATAGTAGTTCATTTTGAAAGAAGTGAGTAAAATAATACTAAAACTAAtgaaaaacttatttattcTAGTGCTGAACACAACAGTTACTCATCTTGGAAACCCCGATATGAAATATTTCATGTTGAACGATTTGCGAGTCAATTCCTACAGAACACCCCAGACAATGATTTCAAATGAGAGAGTGAGTTGAATTCAGAAATAGTTTAAGTattgagttaaaaaaattcagatttcacTGTCGATTGCTCACTCCGGCTGGTACAGTGACATTTTCGATAACTATTTTGTAATTGAAGGATACATTGAGAACCCAAAAGCTGTTTACCGAATGTCTAAGTTTGTCTACC includes:
- the C17H12.5 gene encoding Tyrosine-protein phosphatase domain-containing protein (Confirmed by transcript evidence), whose translation is MSTKEKKTKKPHNVKSSVVPPKKWKTKKKDKKGTGKLRKTASNASLKKHGSTHKIKKPEDITSDGCPLLLTASDTCANIYAEQLSAPNNLSAKTSTPHKSIEAALTPVAFSPPPATQATQAMDAPATTKTAVKPTKWKAEDVAVAYIQKLDPGVIRAEYIEACAATKVNIDKDCQLWKKNLQMNQADNYPILDSTIVKNPAQPDSYVNMSSVIVPHCRYPILMAQMPKRGFEEEFWRAAFNESVVIMYVLMGTEDEKNDFFPTTMGAYVYYGAMFVNIRKVEKMDEERTRYTIEVLPNGFSNSVMMNVYVHTGWEASGVPVRYANTTRSVVDVMNFVKTSSGTEKMLVVSKNGCGRAGFFLSLGAAFCCLNDNSEPRIGEIVKAIRSQRPNAVDSIKQYASIYLCFVYYIKKKITIPEGMQQKFDDLKKGIEAIIREDLSIMY
- the C17H12.8 gene encoding CUB-like domain-containing protein (Confirmed by transcript evidence) — translated: MIVAFWLLALVTVSTALECTQIPEPIIAGEFVTIPAGANDTVQIPPNFSCTYNVNAPPMIYAHVTLENGLNGNNDMITVIDEQLTRTIVSSRSAKFVHFYIFPNTTTKFQVITKSVNMHSSFRIVVHFERMLNTTVTHLGNPDMKYFMLNDLRVNSYRTPQTMISNERISLSIAHSGWYSDIFDNYFVIEGYIENPKAVYRMSKFVYQGYISTGNILTVVGLDNRVSESSVTFVPLSQAQQYDSYTAFSTYFQANQLDMDSTVGDKKKKAVTVISMEDIVLVIDVQKTNEPNCVLRAVQYPPTPSSEVYLDFTAVYDYPRNITHKSFCIVAENCAATFKLVSPYPEQN